In Saccharothrix violaceirubra, the following are encoded in one genomic region:
- a CDS encoding WXG100 family type VII secretion target, whose product MTVRQGKDGRQLAAEIGPELDYLSGISRRLGVRDLVADYFTPVVGQWNDLHEEAERWRAAGLAAEHVTRDLTGPLGRLDSAWQGRDADSFVEHMRTVGLAGHDLSDAMHAMADALDETAEGIRGIVEDMSRLFADAADVVSTAASLPLDGDRRVIEVLDDLHDPARELHESVRDVLEAFARLCDGMSGESGFAEVRMSHHYPEKDWAPVLPAKPESGGTAVAGEAKAAATAAAGALSGSVGGSSATVGGGVPGGAVGGGVASSADAPQPLEQGGATAVAEPRPEQPRPAVAAAGAPAPTTAATGGMGMGMGGGMIGAGAGGQQGGDKEHKSKYALSGTSEALLGKPKKTAPPVLGDD is encoded by the coding sequence GTGACCGTGCGGCAGGGCAAGGACGGGCGGCAGCTCGCCGCCGAGATCGGCCCGGAACTGGACTACCTCTCGGGGATCAGCCGCAGGCTGGGTGTGCGCGACCTCGTCGCCGACTACTTCACGCCGGTCGTCGGGCAGTGGAACGACCTGCACGAGGAAGCCGAGCGGTGGCGTGCGGCCGGGTTGGCGGCCGAGCACGTCACGCGCGACCTGACCGGGCCGCTGGGCCGGTTGGACTCGGCGTGGCAGGGGCGTGACGCGGACTCGTTCGTCGAGCACATGCGGACCGTGGGGTTGGCCGGTCACGACCTGTCCGACGCGATGCACGCCATGGCCGACGCGTTGGACGAGACCGCCGAGGGCATCCGGGGCATCGTCGAGGACATGTCGCGGCTGTTCGCGGACGCGGCGGACGTGGTGTCGACGGCGGCGTCCCTGCCCCTGGACGGGGATCGGCGCGTGATCGAGGTCCTGGACGACCTGCACGACCCGGCCCGTGAGCTGCACGAGTCGGTGCGCGACGTGCTGGAGGCGTTCGCCCGGCTGTGCGATGGCATGTCCGGCGAGTCGGGGTTCGCCGAGGTCCGCATGTCCCACCACTACCCGGAGAAGGACTGGGCGCCGGTGCTGCCCGCGAAGCCGGAGTCGGGTGGGACGGCTGTGGCAGGTGAGGCGAAGGCGGCGGCGACCGCCGCGGCGGGTGCCCTGTCGGGGTCGGTCGGTGGTTCGTCGGCCACGGTGGGCGGCGGTGTTCCCGGAGGTGCTGTGGGTGGTGGTGTGGCCTCGTCGGCGGACGCTCCTCAGCCGTTGGAGCAGGGTGGTGCCACGGCCGTGGCCGAACCCCGTCCCGAGCAGCCGCGGCCGGCCGTGGCCGCCGCCGGTGCGCCGGCCCCGACCACGGCCGCGACGGGCGGCATGGGCATGGGCATGGGCGGCGGCATGATAGGTGCCGGCGCCGGCGGTCAGCAGGGCGGGGACAAGGAACACAAGTCCAAGTACGCCCTCTCCGGCACCTCCGAGGCCCTGCTGGGCAAGCCGAAGAAGACGGCCCCGCCGGTCCTGGGCGACGACTGA
- the eccCa gene encoding type VII secretion protein EccCa yields MSTLQFKRTARLAAPRPPGGEVHLEPPPEVPRVIPGNIMMKALPAVMIVSSVGMMVLMFSYSNKNPAAMIMPGMMMISTIGMMAGGMGGGKGQKKAEMNEDRKDYLRYLGQMRDRARESADEQRAEREWVHPDPQMLWSLATTRRMWERRQNDPDFCHLRAGRGSQRLATRLVPPQTGPVEELEPIATLALRRFVRAHSLVPELPISIALRGFAAVGLLGEIEERRGLARALIAQMATFHSPDDLLIAVVSTGQAKQHWEWAKWLPHVQHPSIVDGIGQLRMMAGSLAEAEQMLDEQLRDRQRFTRNAPPPSDQPHVVIVIDDGDVTREEQILLEEGLVGVTLLDLSESLGNLTARRGLRLVIEDGRLGARSAGGVEWFGAPDWLSVVEVEALARRLSPYRVGGVDTGGSDEDPLSSNPALLELLGIPGDPMTFDIQQAWRPRPVRDRYRVPFGIGEFGQPVELDIKEAAMEGMGPHGLCVGATGSGKSEFLRTLVLGLLATHSSSSLNMILVDFKGGATFLGLDSAPHVAATITNLAGDLTLVDRMKDAIAGEVARRQEILAKGNYKNVWDYEKARENGAPIEPLPALFICIDEFSEMLTAKPDFIEIFLQIGRVGRSLQMHMLLASQRLEEGKLRGLDTYLSYRIGLKTFSAAESRAAIGVPDAYELPPIPGSGYLGVQGSPLTRFKALYVSGPYRPAGLQPAGPSVAVAGNKLPKFFVPEYVEIPKEPVRPAEPVQQQKKKEESLEPSELEVIVKRLRGQGPDPHKVWLDPLDKPPSLDGMLPPLQATDDRGLTAPGFFANGKLQVQIGTVDKPFEQRRDPLWADFSGAAGHGAIVGGPQSGKSMVLRTLVTSMALTHTPEEVQFYCLDLGGGTLASLENLPHVGGFASRLDVDKARRMVAELSGLITEREQRFRAQGIDSMVEFRNRKRRGEIRDDDFGDAFLLVDGWMNFRQEFEVLEPQVQALAAQGLSYGVHVVVTANRWAEIRPAMKDLLGTRFELRLGDPTESDVDRKVAVNVPAGRPGRGLSPQKLHFLTALPRIDAQEDPETVAQGVQDMVAKVSGAWRGRRAPQVRLLPDLLPHADLMNRVQQTAPNRGRLVPIGVNEDELAPVYLDFDADPHFMCLADGESGKTNLLRTIVRGIMTSYTSSEALILLVDYRRTMLGFIDTDHLLSYAVSSAVLADNVKDVRTSMTGRLPGPDVTQEQLKNRSWWKGPELFVIVDDYDLVAPQGGANPLQPLAEFIPQAKDVGLHIITVRRMGGASRAMYDPILGKLKEISAPILVGSGSKEEGAIVGNLKPSPQPPGRGTLVTRKAGQQRVQIAWIQPD; encoded by the coding sequence GTGAGCACGTTGCAGTTCAAGCGGACGGCACGCCTCGCCGCCCCTCGTCCGCCGGGCGGCGAAGTCCACCTCGAACCCCCGCCCGAGGTACCCCGCGTCATCCCCGGCAACATCATGATGAAGGCGTTGCCGGCGGTCATGATCGTGTCATCCGTCGGGATGATGGTCTTGATGTTCAGCTACAGCAACAAGAACCCGGCCGCGATGATCATGCCCGGCATGATGATGATCTCGACCATCGGCATGATGGCCGGCGGCATGGGCGGTGGCAAAGGCCAGAAGAAGGCCGAGATGAACGAGGACCGCAAGGACTACCTGCGGTACCTCGGCCAGATGCGCGACCGTGCCCGCGAGTCCGCCGACGAGCAGCGCGCCGAACGCGAGTGGGTCCACCCCGACCCGCAGATGCTGTGGTCGCTGGCCACCACCCGGCGCATGTGGGAACGCCGCCAGAACGACCCCGACTTCTGCCACCTGCGCGCGGGCCGCGGCTCGCAGCGCCTGGCCACCCGGCTCGTGCCGCCGCAGACCGGACCGGTCGAGGAACTGGAGCCCATCGCGACGTTGGCGCTGCGCCGGTTCGTGCGCGCCCACTCGCTCGTGCCCGAACTCCCGATCTCCATCGCGCTGCGCGGGTTCGCCGCCGTCGGCCTGCTCGGCGAGATCGAGGAACGCCGCGGCCTCGCCCGCGCCCTCATCGCCCAGATGGCCACCTTCCACTCGCCCGACGACCTGCTCATCGCCGTGGTCTCCACCGGCCAGGCCAAGCAGCACTGGGAGTGGGCGAAGTGGCTGCCGCACGTGCAGCACCCGTCCATCGTCGACGGCATCGGCCAGCTCCGGATGATGGCCGGCTCCCTGGCCGAGGCCGAGCAGATGCTCGACGAGCAGCTCCGCGACCGCCAGCGGTTCACCCGCAACGCGCCGCCGCCGTCCGACCAGCCGCACGTCGTGATCGTGATCGACGACGGCGACGTCACCCGCGAGGAGCAGATCCTCCTGGAGGAGGGCCTGGTCGGCGTCACGCTGCTCGACCTGTCCGAATCCCTGGGCAACCTCACCGCCCGACGCGGCCTGCGCCTGGTGATCGAGGACGGCCGGCTCGGCGCGCGCAGCGCCGGCGGCGTCGAGTGGTTCGGCGCACCCGACTGGCTCAGCGTGGTCGAGGTCGAGGCGCTGGCCCGCCGGCTGTCGCCGTACCGGGTCGGCGGCGTCGACACGGGCGGCTCGGACGAGGACCCGCTGTCGTCCAACCCGGCCCTGCTGGAACTGCTCGGCATCCCCGGCGACCCGATGACGTTCGACATCCAGCAGGCGTGGCGGCCACGCCCGGTGCGCGACCGCTACCGCGTGCCGTTCGGCATCGGCGAGTTCGGCCAGCCGGTGGAACTGGACATCAAGGAAGCCGCGATGGAGGGCATGGGCCCGCACGGCCTGTGCGTCGGCGCCACCGGTTCCGGCAAGTCCGAGTTCCTGCGCACGCTCGTGCTCGGCCTGCTGGCCACGCACTCGTCGTCGTCGCTCAACATGATCCTCGTCGACTTCAAGGGTGGCGCGACGTTCCTCGGCCTGGACTCCGCGCCGCACGTCGCCGCCACGATCACCAACCTCGCCGGCGACCTGACGCTGGTCGACCGCATGAAGGACGCGATCGCGGGCGAGGTCGCCCGGCGCCAGGAGATCCTGGCCAAGGGCAACTACAAGAACGTCTGGGACTACGAGAAGGCCCGGGAGAACGGCGCCCCGATCGAACCCCTGCCGGCGTTGTTCATCTGCATCGACGAGTTCTCCGAGATGCTCACCGCCAAGCCCGACTTCATCGAGATCTTCCTCCAGATCGGCCGCGTCGGCCGGTCGCTCCAGATGCACATGCTGCTCGCCTCGCAGCGCCTGGAGGAGGGCAAGCTGCGCGGTCTGGACACGTACCTGTCGTACCGGATCGGTCTGAAGACGTTCTCCGCCGCCGAGTCGCGCGCGGCCATCGGCGTGCCCGACGCGTACGAACTGCCGCCCATCCCCGGCTCCGGCTACCTGGGCGTGCAGGGTTCGCCGCTGACCCGGTTCAAGGCGCTGTACGTGTCCGGTCCGTACCGGCCCGCCGGGTTGCAGCCCGCCGGTCCGTCGGTCGCGGTCGCGGGCAACAAGCTGCCCAAGTTCTTCGTGCCCGAGTACGTCGAGATCCCCAAGGAACCGGTCCGCCCGGCCGAGCCGGTCCAGCAGCAGAAGAAGAAAGAGGAGAGCCTCGAACCCTCCGAGCTGGAGGTGATCGTCAAGCGGCTGCGCGGCCAGGGGCCCGATCCGCACAAGGTGTGGCTCGACCCGCTGGACAAGCCGCCGTCGCTGGACGGCATGCTGCCGCCGTTGCAGGCCACCGACGACCGGGGCCTGACCGCGCCGGGCTTCTTCGCCAACGGCAAGCTCCAGGTGCAGATCGGCACCGTCGACAAGCCCTTCGAGCAGCGGCGTGACCCGCTGTGGGCGGACTTCTCCGGCGCGGCCGGCCATGGCGCGATCGTGGGTGGTCCGCAGTCGGGCAAGTCGATGGTGCTGCGCACGCTGGTCACGTCCATGGCGTTGACGCACACGCCCGAGGAAGTGCAGTTCTACTGCCTCGACCTCGGCGGCGGCACGCTCGCGTCGTTGGAGAACCTGCCGCACGTCGGCGGGTTCGCGTCGCGGCTCGACGTGGACAAGGCCCGCCGCATGGTGGCCGAGCTGTCCGGGTTGATCACCGAGCGCGAGCAGCGGTTCCGGGCGCAGGGCATCGACTCGATGGTCGAGTTCCGCAACCGCAAGCGGCGCGGCGAGATCCGTGACGACGACTTCGGCGACGCGTTCCTGCTGGTCGACGGCTGGATGAACTTCCGGCAGGAGTTCGAGGTGCTGGAGCCGCAGGTGCAGGCGCTGGCCGCGCAGGGTCTGTCGTACGGCGTGCACGTGGTCGTCACGGCCAACCGGTGGGCCGAGATCCGACCGGCGATGAAGGACCTGCTGGGCACCCGGTTCGAGCTGCGGCTGGGCGACCCGACCGAGTCCGACGTCGACCGCAAGGTGGCGGTGAACGTGCCGGCCGGGCGTCCCGGTCGCGGCCTGTCGCCGCAGAAGCTGCACTTCCTGACCGCGTTGCCGCGCATCGACGCGCAGGAGGACCCGGAGACCGTCGCCCAGGGCGTGCAGGACATGGTCGCCAAGGTGTCCGGTGCCTGGCGTGGCCGCCGTGCGCCGCAGGTCCGCCTGCTGCCCGACCTGCTGCCGCACGCCGACCTGATGAACCGCGTGCAGCAGACCGCGCCCAACCGGGGCCGGCTGGTGCCGATCGGCGTCAACGAGGACGAGTTGGCGCCGGTCTACCTGGACTTCGACGCCGACCCGCACTTCATGTGCCTGGCCGACGGCGAGAGCGGCAAGACGAACCTGCTGCGCACGATCGTGCGGGGCATCATGACGTCGTACACGTCCAGCGAGGCGTTGATCCTGCTGGTCGACTACCGGCGCACGATGCTCGGGTTCATCGACACCGACCACCTGCTGTCGTACGCGGTGTCGTCCGCGGTGCTGGCCGACAACGTCAAGGACGTGCGCACGTCCATGACCGGCCGGCTGCCCGGCCCGGACGTGACGCAGGAGCAGTTGAAGAACCGGTCCTGGTGGAAGGGGCCGGAGCTGTTCGTGATCGTGGACGACTACGACCTGGTGGCTCCGCAGGGCGGGGCGAACCCGTTGCAGCCGCTGGCCGAGTTCATCCCGCAGGCCAAGGACGTGGGGCTGCACATCATCACGGTGCGCCGCATGGGTGGCGCGTCGCGGGCGATGTACGACCCGATCCTGGGCAAGCTGAAGGAGATCTCGGCGCCGATCCTGGTGGGCTCGGGTTCGAAGGAGGAGGGCGCGATCGTGGGCAACCTGAAGCCGTCGCCCCAGCCTCCGGGCCGGGGCACGCTGGTGACCCGCAAGGCGGGCCAGCAGCGCGTCCAGATCGCCTGGATCCAACCCGACTAG
- the eccE gene encoding type VII secretion protein EccE, producing MSVSTPHPGTPNPAARAQAAGGAVRAAVLRARRRTAGASLGSLPVANLVVLEVGVAIGLILLAVGTTGDRIAPALLYTAGGIVLVALILAFTRSRGRWLTQWIGLVTRYTFRGHGRTVRRDGPVEQKAPSEEETSVIGPDDPRVALLRLAVPDLVVAKGVDHERRPLGMAWHQGAWTAVLLVDPAPGLITAVGSAPALPLGALAPCLEDRGVVLDAISVIWHCYPGSALLPVNSPALHSYLEVLGPLPAAARRTTWIAVRLDPKRCAAAIRERGGGVVGAHRALIGALSRIRNALESTGVTIRPLDSDELLRAGISAAELNSVAGSDKSVSLREKWSGVTAGGVGHASYAITGWPAKGMRNNLNALTGVRALSSTLTMSISPSSEQGKVGLRGIVRVSARTPSELDKADDRLKALAGKLDIKLTPLNGLQVSGLASTLPLGGVA from the coding sequence ATGTCCGTGTCCACCCCACATCCGGGAACGCCCAACCCTGCCGCCCGTGCACAGGCCGCGGGCGGTGCCGTGCGCGCCGCCGTGCTGCGGGCCCGCCGGCGCACGGCCGGTGCCAGTCTGGGCTCGCTCCCGGTCGCCAACCTGGTCGTCCTCGAGGTCGGCGTCGCCATCGGCCTGATCCTGCTCGCCGTCGGCACGACCGGTGACCGCATCGCGCCCGCCCTGCTGTACACGGCGGGCGGCATCGTCCTGGTGGCACTGATCCTGGCGTTCACGCGGTCGCGCGGCCGTTGGCTGACCCAGTGGATCGGTCTCGTGACCCGCTACACCTTCCGCGGCCACGGCCGCACGGTCCGGCGTGACGGCCCGGTCGAACAGAAGGCACCGTCCGAAGAGGAGACGTCGGTCATCGGACCGGACGACCCGCGCGTGGCCCTGCTGCGGCTGGCCGTGCCGGACCTGGTGGTGGCCAAGGGCGTCGACCACGAGCGCCGTCCGCTGGGCATGGCCTGGCACCAGGGCGCGTGGACCGCCGTGCTGCTGGTCGACCCGGCGCCCGGTCTGATCACGGCCGTGGGCAGCGCGCCCGCGCTGCCGTTGGGCGCGCTCGCACCGTGCCTCGAGGACCGGGGCGTGGTGCTGGACGCGATCTCGGTGATCTGGCACTGCTATCCGGGTTCGGCGCTGCTGCCGGTGAACTCCCCGGCGCTGCACTCGTACCTCGAAGTCCTCGGCCCGCTGCCCGCGGCGGCCCGGCGCACGACCTGGATCGCGGTCCGCCTGGACCCGAAGCGTTGTGCGGCGGCCATTCGCGAGCGCGGCGGCGGCGTCGTGGGCGCACACCGCGCGCTGATCGGCGCGTTGTCGCGCATCCGCAACGCACTGGAGTCGACCGGCGTCACGATCCGCCCGTTGGACTCGGACGAGCTGCTGCGCGCGGGCATCTCGGCGGCGGAACTGAACTCCGTGGCCGGTTCGGACAAATCGGTGTCGCTGCGCGAGAAGTGGTCGGGCGTGACGGCGGGTGGCGTCGGCCACGCCAGCTACGCGATCACCGGCTGGCCCGCGAAGGGCATGCGCAACAACCTCAACGCGTTGACCGGCGTGCGCGCGCTGTCGTCGACGCTGACGATGTCGATCTCGCCGAGCAGCGAGCAGGGCAAGGTGGGCCTGCGCGGCATCGTGCGGGTGAGCGCCCGCACGCCGAGCGAACTGGACAAGGCGGACGACCGCCTGAAGGCGTTGGCGGGCAAGCTCGACATCAAGCTGACCCCGTTGAACGGACTCCAGGTCTCGGGTCTGGCCTCGACACTGCCGCTGGGAGGCGTCGCGTGA
- the eccB gene encoding type VII secretion protein EccB has product MASTPTTKSQVQAYRFVLRRMQSALVRRDAVMLHDPMRTHSRATAVGVILGVIGLIGFLVFGFFSPDPRLDDETQIAISKETGQVYVVRKNPTQLIPMTNLASARLLLLAQANPDKAQAAGGGDAPAGQLGAAPGVQGGDPKLVSEKALAKLPKGRLTGIPDGPDMLPTKVEDRIGAEWSVCDTLDLDESLNDQATGKFQTTVFAGVGAGGSPLDGNKALLVRANTDDKQAYLIYKAPVDSKITSTSTVRAKVDLSKNEVVTALNLRGKKVRAISSGVLNAIPEARPLVAPTIDGRGAAATYITGVNLKVGDVIEVARTGSDSVFYVVLKDGLQEISRASGDLIRAAYAQGAEPKKVDIARIPDKKPAERLDLLDYPSEVPDVLDPNQNNRVVCLGWRAENPQADNRSQHTQVTIAPSLPMPSGAMAVDVNQVGATGEVVGQFVMAPGKAAVVRSSTSTQDFRSGPIHLITGRGVKYGVPDTLTAGALGLGTEFVPGPESILRLLPNGPQLNRNDASRSWDSIPVPKNAGLLPEQQQAKQGG; this is encoded by the coding sequence ATGGCATCAACACCCACCACGAAGTCACAGGTCCAGGCGTACCGCTTCGTGTTGCGCCGGATGCAGTCCGCGTTGGTGCGCCGGGACGCCGTCATGCTCCACGACCCGATGCGCACGCACTCGCGCGCGACGGCGGTCGGCGTGATCCTCGGCGTCATCGGTCTGATCGGTTTCCTGGTGTTCGGGTTCTTCTCCCCCGACCCCAGGCTCGACGACGAGACCCAGATCGCGATCAGCAAGGAGACCGGGCAGGTGTACGTGGTTCGCAAGAACCCGACCCAGCTCATCCCCATGACCAACCTGGCCTCGGCCCGGTTGCTGCTGCTCGCCCAGGCCAACCCGGACAAGGCGCAGGCCGCCGGTGGCGGTGACGCGCCCGCCGGCCAGTTGGGCGCCGCGCCCGGCGTCCAGGGCGGCGACCCGAAGCTGGTCAGCGAGAAGGCGTTGGCGAAGCTGCCCAAGGGCCGGCTCACCGGCATCCCGGACGGGCCGGACATGCTGCCGACCAAGGTCGAGGACCGCATCGGCGCCGAGTGGTCGGTGTGCGACACGCTCGACCTCGACGAGTCGCTCAACGACCAGGCCACCGGCAAGTTCCAGACGACCGTGTTCGCGGGCGTCGGCGCGGGCGGTTCCCCGTTGGACGGCAACAAGGCGTTGCTGGTGCGGGCGAACACCGACGACAAGCAGGCGTACCTGATCTACAAGGCGCCGGTGGACTCGAAGATCACGTCGACGTCGACCGTGCGGGCCAAGGTGGACCTGAGCAAGAACGAGGTCGTGACCGCGCTGAACCTGCGGGGCAAGAAGGTCCGCGCGATCAGCTCCGGCGTGCTCAACGCCATTCCCGAGGCCAGGCCGCTGGTCGCGCCGACCATCGACGGGCGCGGTGCGGCGGCGACGTACATCACCGGCGTGAACCTCAAGGTCGGCGACGTGATCGAGGTCGCGCGCACCGGTTCCGACTCGGTGTTCTACGTGGTGCTCAAGGACGGTCTCCAGGAGATCAGCCGGGCGTCGGGCGACCTCATCCGCGCCGCCTACGCCCAGGGCGCCGAGCCCAAGAAGGTCGACATCGCGCGCATCCCGGACAAGAAGCCGGCCGAACGCCTCGACCTGCTCGACTACCCGAGCGAGGTGCCCGACGTGCTCGACCCGAACCAGAACAACCGGGTCGTGTGCCTGGGCTGGCGGGCCGAGAACCCCCAGGCGGACAACCGCTCGCAGCACACGCAGGTCACCATCGCGCCGTCGCTGCCGATGCCGTCCGGTGCGATGGCCGTCGACGTCAACCAGGTCGGCGCGACCGGCGAGGTCGTCGGCCAGTTCGTGATGGCGCCGGGCAAGGCCGCGGTCGTGCGGTCGTCGACGTCCACCCAGGACTTCCGCTCCGGCCCGATCCACCTGATCACCGGACGCGGCGTGAAGTACGGCGTCCCGGACACGCTGACGGCGGGTGCCCTGGGTCTGGGCACCGAGTTCGTGCCCGGACCCGAGTCGATCCTGCGGCTGCTGCCCAACGGCCCGCAGCTCAACCGCAACGACGCGTCCCGCAGCTGGGACTCGATCCCGGTGCCCAAGAACGCGGGTCTGTTGCCCGAGCAGCAGCAGGCCAAGCAAGGCGGCTGA
- the mycP gene encoding type VII secretion-associated serine protease mycosin: MHRTTKKLTAAAAVALTLVTTPLAQAQPTTTTRPGVNSVPPKLEPGLRPPAAKPAPDVPYEKKKTCITSDTKDRPLPQKPWGQMQLRLEEAHRFATGKGVTLAIIDTGVNASHPRLAGRVTGGGDYVANEGGTVDCDGHGTEVAGVAAASRDEDTGFVGAAPDVKVLSFRQTSSYYTYEDKANKANSRPSAGRVQTLAQAIVMAAEAGVGVINISLTACEKPREPSTQERQLQAAIDYAVNVKDVVIVTAAGNYNSNDPSCNIQNDNQDSSVVNVVASPPWYANDVLSVASMNREGQPSSFTVWGPWVSVAAPGEEITTLDPAGAGLTNANVDERGALIRIQGTSFASPYVAGVAALVRERFPKLTAHQVMDRIKATAQHPGNPGGRDHKIGAGMVNPVAALTAELPMERTDAKPADPDQMITNLDPLDPPNRTPMIVALAGTGAGVGLLLLTLFVVHTVNRNRNRAATPRRASP; the protein is encoded by the coding sequence GTGCACCGGACGACGAAGAAGCTGACGGCCGCCGCCGCGGTCGCGTTGACCCTGGTGACGACGCCGCTCGCACAGGCGCAGCCGACCACGACCACGCGTCCCGGCGTGAACTCGGTGCCGCCCAAGCTCGAACCGGGCCTGCGGCCCCCGGCCGCCAAGCCCGCGCCGGACGTCCCGTACGAGAAGAAGAAGACCTGCATCACGTCGGACACCAAGGACCGGCCGCTGCCCCAGAAGCCGTGGGGGCAGATGCAGCTGCGGCTGGAGGAGGCGCACCGCTTCGCGACCGGCAAGGGCGTGACGCTGGCGATCATCGACACCGGCGTGAACGCGTCCCACCCCCGGCTCGCGGGCCGGGTCACCGGCGGCGGCGACTACGTGGCCAACGAGGGCGGCACCGTCGACTGCGACGGCCACGGCACCGAGGTCGCGGGCGTGGCGGCGGCGTCGCGGGACGAGGACACGGGCTTCGTCGGCGCGGCACCGGACGTGAAGGTGCTGTCGTTCCGGCAGACCAGCTCGTACTACACGTACGAGGACAAGGCGAACAAGGCGAACAGCCGCCCGTCGGCGGGCCGCGTGCAGACGCTGGCCCAGGCGATCGTGATGGCCGCCGAGGCGGGTGTCGGCGTCATCAACATCTCGCTGACCGCGTGCGAGAAGCCGCGCGAACCGAGCACGCAGGAGCGCCAGCTCCAGGCCGCGATCGACTACGCGGTGAACGTGAAGGACGTCGTCATCGTCACGGCGGCGGGCAACTACAACTCCAACGACCCCAGCTGCAACATCCAGAACGACAACCAGGACTCGAGCGTCGTCAACGTGGTGGCGTCGCCGCCGTGGTACGCCAATGACGTGCTGTCCGTGGCGTCGATGAACCGCGAAGGCCAGCCGTCGTCGTTCACCGTGTGGGGCCCGTGGGTCAGCGTCGCCGCGCCCGGCGAGGAGATCACCACGCTGGACCCGGCCGGTGCGGGGCTGACCAACGCGAACGTGGACGAGCGCGGCGCGTTGATCCGCATCCAGGGCACGAGCTTCGCGTCGCCTTACGTCGCCGGTGTCGCCGCGCTGGTCCGTGAGCGTTTCCCGAAGTTGACCGCGCACCAGGTGATGGACCGGATCAAGGCGACGGCCCAGCACCCCGGCAACCCGGGCGGACGCGACCACAAGATCGGTGCCGGCATGGTCAACCCGGTGGCCGCCCTGACGGCCGAGCTGCCGATGGAGCGCACCGACGCCAAGCCGGCCGACCCGGACCAGATGATCACCAACCTGGACCCGCTCGACCCGCCGAACCGTACGCCCATGATCGTGGCGCTGGCCGGTACGGGCGCCGGCGTGGGACTGCTGCTGCTGACCCTGTTCGTCGTCCACACCGTGAACCGCAACCGCAACCGCGCCGCCACCCCGCGCCGCGCGTCGCCCTAG
- the eccD gene encoding type VII secretion integral membrane protein EccD — translation MATGTTVFSRVTVVAPRTRIDVALPADVAVADLLPMLLNMAKEATPDGGVRHGGWALAKLGDSPLDPSRTLASLGVVDGELLQLRKRNENPPPPLYDDVVDAIAESDPDSFRPWTKETARRYGHLAGALALITSAIAVLLAGPLAGGGSLVPAICAGVAAVLALAAGSVVSRAYNATGTGVLIAASGGLPMAYVAGLYTVPGQVDRPNLLLASVLVLIVSSAAILLIGKGITVFIAAATAGALSGLAFLVGLFVDETVQGIAAGTAAVSLAALSMLPRLTIQLAKLPLPTVPGSAEDLKEDTGFPEYAVIERRTANAHEYLTGMIIGCGAVAALFSIIAATDGTMWGPLLAIVVTLVLMLRGRAYANGAQAVALLVSGMLTGTGVLIGWLVESTPDHRLLYVFGSLLVVGAVGLVLGVIVPGQKFSPVLRRTVDVLEAILIAAVLPLALAVLNLYMAMRQLIPA, via the coding sequence GTGGCGACCGGTACGACGGTGTTCAGCCGGGTCACGGTGGTTGCGCCGCGAACGCGTATCGACGTCGCGCTGCCCGCCGACGTGGCGGTGGCGGACCTGCTTCCCATGCTGCTGAACATGGCCAAGGAGGCCACTCCGGACGGTGGCGTCCGGCACGGCGGCTGGGCCCTGGCCAAGCTCGGCGACAGCCCGCTCGACCCGAGCCGGACGCTGGCGTCGCTCGGCGTCGTGGACGGCGAGCTGCTCCAGTTGCGCAAACGCAACGAGAACCCCCCGCCCCCGCTCTACGACGACGTGGTCGACGCGATCGCCGAGTCCGATCCGGACAGCTTCCGCCCGTGGACGAAGGAGACCGCGCGCCGCTACGGCCACCTCGCGGGCGCGCTGGCGTTGATCACGTCCGCGATCGCGGTGCTGCTGGCCGGGCCGCTGGCCGGCGGCGGCAGCCTGGTGCCCGCGATCTGCGCGGGCGTCGCCGCGGTCCTGGCGCTCGCGGCCGGTTCGGTCGTGTCCCGGGCCTACAACGCGACCGGCACCGGCGTGCTGATCGCCGCGTCGGGTGGGCTGCCCATGGCCTACGTCGCCGGCCTCTACACCGTGCCCGGCCAGGTCGACCGGCCGAACCTGCTGCTGGCCAGCGTGCTCGTGCTGATCGTCTCCTCGGCCGCGATCCTCTTGATCGGCAAGGGGATCACGGTCTTCATCGCCGCCGCGACCGCCGGCGCGCTCAGCGGCCTGGCGTTCCTCGTCGGACTGTTCGTCGACGAGACGGTCCAGGGCATCGCGGCGGGCACCGCGGCCGTGTCGCTGGCCGCGTTGTCGATGTTGCCGCGGCTGACGATCCAGCTCGCGAAGCTGCCGCTGCCGACCGTGCCGGGCAGTGCCGAGGACCTCAAGGAGGACACCGGCTTCCCGGAGTACGCGGTGATCGAACGGCGCACCGCCAACGCGCACGAGTACCTCACCGGCATGATCATCGGCTGCGGCGCGGTCGCCGCGCTGTTCTCGATCATCGCGGCCACCGACGGCACGATGTGGGGCCCGCTGCTGGCCATCGTCGTGACCCTGGTGCTGATGTTGCGTGGTCGGGCGTACGCCAACGGCGCGCAGGCCGTGGCGCTGCTGGTGTCCGGCATGCTGACCGGCACCGGCGTGCTGATCGGCTGGCTCGTGGAGTCCACGCCCGACCACCGGCTGCTGTACGTGTTCGGCTCGTTGCTGGTGGTGGGCGCGGTCGGTCTGGTGCTGGGCGTGATCGTGCCGGGCCAGAAGTTCTCGCCGGTGCTGCGCCGCACGGTCGACGTGCTGGAGGCGATCCTGATCGCCGCCGTGCTGCCGCTCGCGCTCGCCGTGCTGAACCTGTACATGGCCATGCGTCAGCTCATCCCCGCCTGA